One region of Spirochaetota bacterium genomic DNA includes:
- a CDS encoding HXXEE domain-containing protein translates to MELSAERLRFLGMVRALPFLFALHNAEESLSMVEFSARHMAGFHSVTQVQFLSALVLITGAAFVLCFVAAGRFGRGIWAYVPLWIQSILFFNAFSHIAITIHTGEAAPGVYTAVLVNIPFTIALFRGALREGLVTARGASWSAVAGLVLYVPVVLLSLG, encoded by the coding sequence AAAGGCTTCGTTTCCTCGGCATGGTGAGGGCGCTTCCCTTTCTTTTCGCGCTGCATAACGCGGAGGAGTCGCTCTCCATGGTGGAGTTTTCAGCCCGGCACATGGCCGGATTCCATTCGGTCACACAGGTGCAGTTTCTGTCGGCGCTCGTACTCATTACGGGCGCGGCCTTCGTCCTGTGCTTTGTGGCGGCAGGTAGGTTCGGACGGGGCATCTGGGCGTATGTTCCGCTCTGGATCCAGTCGATCCTGTTTTTCAACGCGTTCAGCCATATAGCGATAACGATTCATACGGGAGAGGCCGCGCCGGGTGTTTATACCGCGGTGCTCGTCAATATCCCCTTTACGATCGCGCTGTTTCGCGGCGCTTTACGCGAGGGGTTAGTAACCGCAAGGGGGGCCTCCTGGTCGGCGGTCGCGGGCCTGGTGCTCTACGTGCCGGTGGTGCTTCTTTCGCTCGG